TGCACAGCACTGGTACTGCTACCTCGTCTACGTCCCGCAGGGGGTTGTTCCTCTCCCAGTACAAGTCCCAGGTCTGGGCCTGGCAGAACAAGacctcctccagctccctcagtGACTGGCCCCCAAAGAAACGATCCAGGGGAAGAACCTCCCCTAGCACCGTGGCAAACCTGGGGAGACAGACACTGGTGAGAGCCCAAGCAGGAGAATGAGGAGGGGGGACTGTGCTGGGGGAGGTTCATTGATTGAGCATGGGGCAGCTCCCCATGGCTCTATCTGGGATAGAAAAGGCCTTCTCCCTTCGTCCACctcccccagggctctgcagctccccacctTGTGCTGAGAAGCATTCTCACTAACCAGGACTGCTCCAGCTACaccctagggcagaggtgggcaaactatggcccgcgggatcATCCTGCCCatcccctgagctcctggccagggaagctagtccctggcccctcccctgctgtcccctctcccccgcagcctcagtgcacCACCAGGCTCCTGGCCCGcggctcctgccaggcagtgcaggcagcgtggctggctctggccaggcagtggggctgcgggctcttctgagcagtatggtaagggggcgggtggattggataaggggcaggcgATTCcggtgggcagtcaggggatgggaaacggggggcggggggtaggataggcatgggagtcccggggggcctgtctgTGGGCGGGGGTGTGAATAGAGGTCAGGTCAGTCAGGGCCCGGGACAGGGAGCGaggcggttggatagggggtggggtctgggtggGGTGGTTAGGGGCAAGGGCCCtgggagggggtagtcagggacaaggagcagggggggttggataggtcggaggttctgaggggggcagtcagggggcgggaagtgggagggggccaggccatttggggaggcacagccttccctacccggccctccatagagtttcacaatgccgatgtggccctcaggccaaaggATCACCAGCTCAGTCCCCTATCTGCTGATCCCACAGGATCTCACGTGGGTCCATGGGACAAGGGCAAAAGCCACTGGGATCCCTCAGTGCACTGCAAAGCTGCACTCATGGCATGGTGGAGCTGGGAGGCTGTGGCTCATTGCTTCAGACACGGCCGGGCCAGGCCATTGCTCCACGCTGTCCATCTCAGCCCCAGAGAGGAGTCACTCACCGGCTAAGCCACATCTTCTGGGACATGAGCAAGAGTTGCTGCCATAGCCAGGGGCACCCAGCTTCAAACCATCCCCGAGGATCAAAGATGGGGGAGATGCAGCCAGCAGCTGTCAGGTGGCTAGAGGAACCACATTCTCCCAGGTAGGAGAACAGGAGCCCTGCCCCAGTGCTCTCCCCCACTGCGAAGAGCAGGGCCCCTGGGCACTGGGAGCGGATGTACCGGATGGCTTCTCGCAGGTCAGCAGGATCCCCATACGGCTGCAGCGCGGTAGTGCTTAGGGGGCAGCCGTTCTGGCCGCGGCGGTTAAAGACAACAGGATGGTAGCCATGAAGGAGTGCCACGTGACATAGCTAGACCAGACAAAGGGAGTCACTGTGAGTGCCCTGGGAACAACAGGGAAGGACAGCCTGTCTGCTCTGAGGGCCCCACCCCTGGGCTGCTCTACCAACTGGTGGGTTAgggcagagccatcccttgggtaggaCACATCGGGGTGACCGCTCtgggccccatgctttggggggccctgtggGCTGGTGCGATTGGCCAGCATGGTCAGTCCTGGAAGAGACAAATCCGTCACTTccgccctgccccatcccccctccctcccccccagggacAGCCCTGAGTTAGGGACTCAGACACCAGGAGAAACCTGTGATCACACCTGGAATCCAGGTCAGGATTCTTCCCTGTGGCCATTATCTATGTCTTTATGAATGACCCAGGTGATGGGTCTTAGAAGCCTGTTCCTCTGCTCAGTGCCATGGTATCCCTGCCTGGAATGTTTCCCTCATTCTTCCTTTCCTCAGTGTCCTGATCCCTGGCCATGCGGCCTTGGTCCCTGTCTCCTGGCCTTGGGTGCCACATGCAGGCCGAGGTTTGCAGACGTGCTCACTAATGTGGGCATCCAACCAGAGACACCTGGGCTGATTCCCAGCGTGCTGAGGACCCAccgtcccactgaagtcagtgggagccgcaGGCTCTCATGGGGGCTGGTCAGAAGCTGAGGCACCCAAATGAGCAAGCACGTTGAGCACTTGGTGCCTTTAATCTCTGCGTCAGCCCCTCCATCCCCAACTCAGTCGTGTGCCCATCTCTGGCCTGCTCCCACTGGGATAAATCCATCTATTAATTGGGTGAAGCCAATACAGTACCAGGGGAGTCACCCACAGCCCCCGCCCTGCTGCAGCACAGCCCCAAACAGCACTGACCATTCAGCTTTCTATCGCACCATCCACTCACCTTTAAGTCCATGAGCCCTACCCCTCACCCTCATAGAagatcaggggtggaagggacctcaggaggtcatctagtccaaccccctgctcaaagcaggaccaatccccaactaaatcatcccagtcggggctttgtcaagccaggccttaaaaacctccaaggaaggagattgcaccacctccctagtaacccgttccagtgcttcaccaccctcctagtgaataagttttttctaatatcctcCCTGGTCTCTCCCTGCAAGAGGGAGGTTTCTGCCCCAGATGGTCAGGTGGGTTGGCTGCATTTCCCATGTGCAATggcattttgttattttctgccCTTGCTTCCCATCTCCCTAGCTCCCTTTGTTTGCAACTCCTCCCAATTCAGCATCATTGGAAAATTTAACTGGCATCTTCTTTACCCCTTTCCAGATGGGCATCACGTAGGGGGAGGGTTTAAATAACAGGAATGATTAATGAAGCTGTTAAAGAAGATCAGCACTAGGTGGTGTGGAGCGGGCAAGAGCATCAAGAGGTGTCATAGGGACCCAGCACATGTGCCGTGCTGCAGTTGGGGTCGTGTGGCACTAGGTGGGGGTGCCACTGACGGGACAACCTGGACTCAGTTGCACTGAACAAGCTTTCCTGGCCCTGAGACTGGAGTTAGCTGGGGAGCTCTCTGGCTGATACGGACCGTGTTGTTCTAACCGCACTCACAGGCTGTGGGCTGGCCCTAGTGAGGTGGCACTAAGGCCGTTTCTGGTAAGGTGAAGAGAGGTTTAAAGATGCCCAGAACGACCTACGTCTCCCAGCCCAGTCCAAGAGAATCCACTGTCTTCTCTGTAGATTCAGCTTGtcagctgctgcagcagagccAAAGAGCAAATGGGGTCAGTGGGGTTGTGGGAGGATGGGGGATAAACCTCAGCACTAAATCCACTGTTAGCAGCGATTGCTAGGGGACCACTTTGGTGCTGGGCAAGGAACACACTGCTGGGGTTTATACACAGCCTTGGATAGAGAGCCTCTGCCTCGGGCGTCGGGCAGCTGGGAGACAGACTGGAGCTCCATGCAGCTGCCTGATGGGAACAGCCTGTTCTCCCTGGTGTGGGCAGGGGTTATGCAGCAATTCCCTAAGTACAGTATACCCTTCCAAATCCTGTGTGACCCCCTATGTTCTCCAGCCAGGCACAGCACTCACCCCTACTCAGCCCCAACCCAAATAGGCCATAGTGCTTCCAAACCCTCCAAACAGCCCACTTCTGCCCTGAGTCCCACCTCCCCACAAACATACACATTGTTCTGCCCCTCAAGGGTAGGGATTGGCTCCATCTCTGCGTCCTGTTGCTGTTTGTCTAAGGAAATTCTCTGAGCTGTAGCTGAAGGGGTCGGGATCATGGTCCCTTTTTCTAcaaaggggaaaactgaggcgcagggaggggaagtgactggcccaaggttacccagtaagtcagtggcagaaccggGATTGCAGTTCCTAGTGCCCAGCCCTGTTGCCCGTCACTGCCAGTCCCTCCCCCTCATTACCTTGCTGATGTTGCGGGTGACCTTCCCGAAGGAGTTGGGGACAAGCAGCAGGACAGGTGTGCTGCAGATGGTGGATGTCTGCCTCCTCTTCTGCTGTGCTGGCCCCACTGCCCAGTCCAGTGCCACCAGCCCTTCATCGCTCAGCTGCAGATAGGTCCTTACAAAATGCACCCTGCTATCCAGGGGCCCCATCATGCTGGCCAATGTCTGCAGGGTGGGGAGAGCCCTCCATGGCCAGCTGGCTTCGCATAGGCTTTTCAAGGCCTGGCACTGGCTCTCCAGGTAGGTAGCCAGCGCAGAGGGCTTGCAGACTAGCTGGGCCCCAGAGCGGCTGGGAACTTTTGCTTTCCGAACCCAAACCCAGACACACAGGAAGATGAGCAGTAGGAGgaagcccagccccccacccatgGCAGCATGGCCAGGACAGAGCCTTCTTGGATCACAGGTCCCTGCTCCTCTATGGGCTCTGGGGGGCTGAATCACACACAGCCCTAGGGAGAGGAAGGAGCTGAGCCCAGGGGGCTGCACTATCCAGACCCCTCAGCAGACTTCCCTCCAGAGAGGACAGGTTTCTAGCATGGCAAACTTCAATCTTCTGCTTTGGtagtgagagagggtgggggtggctggggcgcgtgaagcagcagcctggaggaggagctgcagcagtttCCGCGTAGGTCCCAGACGcagagagagagaaccacagAGACCAGAGATTGTCCATTAAAGACTA
This DNA window, taken from Lepidochelys kempii isolate rLepKem1 chromosome 17, rLepKem1.hap2, whole genome shotgun sequence, encodes the following:
- the LOC140899881 gene encoding LOW QUALITY PROTEIN: protein ABHD15-like (The sequence of the model RefSeq protein was modified relative to this genomic sequence to represent the inferred CDS: inserted 1 base in 1 codon), whose product is MLPWVGXLGFLLLLIFLCVWVWVRKAKVPSRSGAQLVCKPSALATYLESQCQALKSLCEASWPWRALPTLQTLASMMGPLDSRVHFVRTYLQLSDEGLVALDWAVGPAQQKRRQTSTICSTPVLLLVPNSFGKVTRNISKLCHVALLHGYHPVVFNRRGQNGCPLSTTALQPYGDPADLREAIRYIRSQCPGALLFAVGESTGAGLLFSYLGECGSSSHLTAAGCISPIFDPRGWFEAGCPWLWQQLLLMSQKMWLSRFATVLGEVLPLDRFFGGQSLRELEEVLFCQAQTWDLYWERNNPLRDVDEVAVPVLCICSQDDPMCGAPRDTLPLDLFETNPYFFLVLTQGGGHCGFFKDSLGGAFWSHEVLLEFFNSTVDFLLTEDKLKGQAKKRGARPVLKVTQDRSGCRQESCCPHNTPDIYSWQRSYTH